One segment of Paenibacillus sp. FSL R7-0337 DNA contains the following:
- a CDS encoding aminoacetone oxidase family FAD-binding enzyme, translating to MYENQTSMHHKLFIIGAGAAGLMAAVTASDMGIDTAILESNDRIGKKILMTGDGRCNITNESTVTAEDEAAALSRKYHSNQSGFPLAVVQQYGVGQTIDFFSFLGLPLTRLKGGLMYPMSLQAAAVLDIFQLALEDRNVPVYLKNKVVDVTASADHPRFTIKCLTETEEEVVYTSDYLLLSTGGNTGPNAGKEPPGYTLAERLGHTLIEPFPAIVQLKLQYPNMRALSSIKSQGQAHIIVKGKVIGSEQGELAFTDYGITGPPILQLSRKAAYHLARGEQVKLSVDLMPGRTEEEVVEFLEKLWESFGHRTVADSLVGIFNKKLVTVLLKETGLDQQPQLLCQNLTPRTKENFYRLLKRWEFKVTDTNGFTNAQVTAGGIDTSELTRGTLESKRVPGLYLAGEVMDVDGDFGGYNLQWAWSSGYVAAMAIAKSIQ from the coding sequence ATGTATGAGAATCAGACTTCTATGCACCACAAGCTCTTTATTATCGGCGCAGGTGCTGCCGGACTAATGGCTGCTGTTACTGCGAGTGATATGGGGATCGATACGGCCATTCTGGAGAGTAACGACCGGATTGGCAAGAAGATCTTAATGACAGGTGATGGCCGCTGCAACATTACAAATGAATCCACTGTGACAGCTGAGGATGAAGCAGCCGCTTTATCGCGCAAGTATCACAGTAATCAATCCGGATTTCCGCTTGCGGTAGTGCAGCAATATGGCGTCGGCCAGACGATTGATTTTTTCTCCTTTCTTGGGCTCCCGCTTACAAGACTCAAGGGGGGCTTGATGTATCCGATGTCGCTGCAGGCAGCGGCGGTACTGGATATTTTCCAGCTGGCGCTAGAGGATCGGAATGTTCCAGTATACCTTAAGAATAAAGTGGTGGATGTTACTGCTTCGGCAGATCATCCGCGCTTCACGATAAAATGCCTAACAGAGACAGAGGAGGAGGTTGTTTATACAAGCGACTATCTGCTTCTGTCTACGGGGGGCAATACCGGTCCCAATGCAGGAAAAGAGCCTCCCGGTTATACCCTTGCCGAACGTCTGGGGCACACCCTGATTGAGCCTTTTCCGGCCATTGTGCAATTGAAGCTGCAATATCCGAATATGAGGGCACTGTCCAGTATCAAATCTCAGGGACAAGCCCATATCATTGTAAAGGGTAAAGTCATCGGCAGTGAACAGGGTGAGCTGGCCTTCACAGACTATGGTATTACCGGTCCGCCCATTCTCCAGCTAAGCAGGAAAGCTGCGTATCATCTGGCAAGAGGAGAACAGGTGAAACTATCGGTGGATCTGATGCCGGGCCGTACAGAGGAAGAGGTAGTGGAGTTCCTAGAAAAGCTATGGGAGAGCTTTGGGCACCGGACCGTGGCGGATTCCCTCGTGGGTATCTTCAACAAGAAGCTTGTTACTGTCCTGCTTAAGGAGACGGGCTTAGATCAACAGCCACAGCTTCTTTGCCAGAATCTCACGCCGAGAACTAAAGAGAACTTTTATCGGCTCTTGAAGCGTTGGGAATTCAAAGTGACGGATACCAATGGCTTTACGAATGCGCAGGTGACAGCCGGCGGCATTGATACATCGGAACTTACCCGGGGAACGCTGGAATCCAAGCGGGTGCCCGGGCTGTATTTGGCCGGCGAAGTGATGGATGTGGACGGAGATTTCGGCGGCTATAACCTGCAATGGGCCTGGAGTTCCGGATATGTGGCCGCCATGGCGATAGCTAAGTCCATTCAATAA
- a CDS encoding NAD(P)/FAD-dependent oxidoreductase, with protein MYKDQTSKHHELFIIGGGAAGLMAAVTARDQGIDTAIIESNDRLGKKIITTGNGRCNITNQSTATGTDEAAALSIKYHSNQAGFPIHVLRQFGVRQTIEFFSSLGLPFMSLENGRMYPMSLQAASVPGVFKLALEDRNVPVYYKHKVLDVTVSAGHPRFAITCQTDTEEQVVYTSDYLFLCTGGLTAPKTGTDGSGYTLVQRLGHTMIHPVPGIVQLKLDYPYLKELSGIKFEGEAHVIVNNEVIRTESGEILFTDYGISGPPILQLSRKAAYNLGIGESVTLSVDLMPERTEEELIDFLEIHWGIFGHRTVADSLIGIVSKKLIPVLLKEAGIDQQLHLLCQDLSWKTKKIFYKLLKRWEFKITDTNSFTNAQTTAGGIDTTELVEGTLESKLVPGLYLAGEVMDVDGDCGGYNLQWAWSSGYAAAMALANQRARTT; from the coding sequence ATGTATAAGGATCAGACTTCTAAGCACCACGAGCTGTTCATTATCGGTGGGGGTGCTGCAGGTCTAATGGCTGCAGTTACAGCGAGGGATCAAGGTATTGATACAGCCATTATTGAAAGCAATGACCGGCTCGGGAAGAAAATTATAACGACGGGTAACGGGCGTTGCAACATTACGAACCAATCCACCGCCACCGGTACGGATGAAGCAGCCGCTTTATCCATTAAGTATCACAGCAATCAGGCAGGATTCCCAATACATGTACTGCGGCAATTCGGTGTCCGCCAGACGATCGAATTTTTCTCTTCGCTCGGGCTTCCTTTTATGAGCTTGGAGAATGGCCGGATGTATCCGATGTCGCTGCAGGCGGCTTCGGTGCCGGGTGTGTTTAAGCTGGCGCTGGAGGACCGGAATGTTCCAGTATACTATAAACATAAAGTGCTCGATGTGACCGTTTCGGCGGGACATCCCCGGTTCGCGATAACCTGCCAGACGGATACAGAGGAACAGGTAGTGTATACCAGCGACTATCTTTTTCTATGTACCGGCGGCCTTACCGCTCCCAAAACAGGAACAGACGGCTCCGGTTATACACTTGTCCAGCGTCTGGGTCACACCATGATCCACCCGGTGCCAGGCATTGTACAATTGAAGCTGGATTATCCGTATTTGAAGGAACTGTCGGGCATCAAATTTGAGGGAGAGGCCCATGTGATCGTAAACAATGAAGTCATCCGCACGGAGTCTGGTGAGATTCTTTTTACGGACTATGGGATCTCGGGCCCGCCTATACTTCAGCTAAGCAGAAAGGCTGCGTATAATCTCGGCATAGGAGAATCCGTGACCCTGTCGGTTGATTTGATGCCGGAGCGCACGGAGGAAGAGTTAATTGATTTTCTGGAGATCCACTGGGGGATCTTCGGGCACCGGACGGTTGCTGATTCCCTGATAGGCATCGTCAGCAAGAAGCTGATTCCCGTGCTGCTGAAGGAGGCTGGAATTGATCAACAGCTGCATCTGCTGTGTCAGGATCTATCATGGAAAACTAAGAAAATATTCTATAAACTATTGAAGCGTTGGGAATTTAAAATCACCGACACCAACAGCTTCACGAACGCCCAAACCACAGCCGGTGGCATCGATACGACGGAGCTAGTCGAAGGAACGCTGGAATCTAAGCTGGTGCCTGGGCTCTATTTGGCCGGTGAGGTGATGGATGTGGACGGAGATTGCGGCGGCTATAACCTGCAATGGGCCTGGAGCTCCGGATATGCCGCCGCGATGGCGCTTGCGAATCAGCGTGCCCGCACTACGTAA
- a CDS encoding stalk domain-containing protein, which yields MKLVKMRKSVFVSSIVVSSLLFGTVGVFAGNGVEAIKAKLNHDIKFVLNGSKWTPKDQSGNNLSALVYNGSTYVPLRSVSEALGADVNFDAPSLTISIDGSGDSGIPYKDASTASTPQEPVKQTVNPPATNTPPPVATTTTASANGGKTLSSAIPIGKSVTFNDPYSYDGLSYTGNYTISVSSVKSITRSEIASLGFREPEANALIEYKLAKVKFVLNNGKAISDDNNEGLYVAVHLVPQLWGSKTSDGNSIVGVKNSGFTGSLDDAISDATNSKKLKPGESYSYAAEGLVIVPVYKGVANYLTVQLRDNSDYENSFFYFNL from the coding sequence ATGAAGTTAGTTAAAATGAGGAAGTCTGTGTTTGTTTCATCTATTGTAGTTTCAAGTCTACTATTTGGCACAGTAGGGGTGTTTGCAGGAAATGGTGTTGAAGCAATTAAGGCAAAATTGAACCATGATATCAAGTTTGTCCTTAACGGTTCCAAATGGACTCCAAAAGATCAATCGGGTAATAATTTATCTGCTTTAGTATATAATGGTTCTACATATGTGCCCTTAAGATCTGTTTCAGAGGCGCTTGGAGCGGATGTTAATTTTGATGCGCCCTCTTTAACGATTTCCATTGATGGTTCAGGTGATAGTGGTATTCCTTATAAGGATGCCAGCACAGCATCGACCCCCCAAGAACCCGTTAAGCAAACTGTTAACCCGCCTGCGACAAATACGCCACCTCCAGTAGCAACGACGACGACAGCATCAGCTAATGGTGGTAAAACCCTTAGCTCTGCAATTCCAATAGGCAAGTCGGTTACATTTAATGATCCCTATAGTTATGATGGTCTGTCGTATACAGGAAACTATACTATCTCCGTAAGCTCAGTAAAGTCAATCACAAGAAGTGAAATTGCAAGTCTTGGTTTCAGAGAACCAGAAGCCAATGCTTTGATTGAGTATAAATTGGCTAAGGTAAAGTTCGTTTTGAATAACGGAAAGGCTATCTCTGATGATAACAACGAAGGCCTTTATGTTGCTGTTCATTTGGTACCACAACTGTGGGGTTCTAAAACTTCAGACGGAAACAGTATCGTCGGTGTGAAAAATTCCGGTTTCACTGGCTCGTTGGATGATGCTATTAGTGACGCAACTAATTCGAAAAAGCTTAAGCCGGGTGAAAGTTACAGCTACGCTGCAGAAGGTCTTGTAATCGTACCTGTATATAAGGGAGTAGCGAACTATCTGACCGTCCAGCTCAGAGACAATAGCGATTATGAAAATTCATTCTTCTACTTCAACCTTTAG
- a CDS encoding adenosine deaminase — protein MSTKQRFVEALMNESLVDLQSIPKSDLHNHAGRGGTIRYISEWAHVNIEPPAEPFRSLNDMQQWFVESVKRHCPGIQGYLKRIEASFAQAADDHIERLALSFGVDEVDTLGGMEPFMRIMNEYHRRFAPATQFLPELALDRACNVDEVYNRLDEILAYRWFRSIDICCDEFAQPITSFKSIYQAANTAGLALKAHVGEFGTADDVMEAVEELGLHEVHHGIAAVRSPQIMSWLSAHHIQLNVCPTSNIMLGVAENYASHPIRKLYDCGVPVTINTDDLLIFNQSVSQEYMNLYQAGLMTTEELNEIRMRGLGVSKWKESVNDEYG, from the coding sequence TTGTCCACTAAACAAAGGTTTGTAGAAGCGCTTATGAATGAATCACTTGTGGATCTGCAGTCCATCCCGAAAAGCGATTTGCATAACCACGCCGGACGCGGAGGGACCATTCGATATATTAGCGAGTGGGCGCATGTTAACATAGAGCCGCCGGCGGAACCGTTCCGATCGTTGAACGACATGCAGCAATGGTTTGTTGAATCTGTGAAACGGCATTGCCCTGGTATTCAAGGTTATTTGAAACGGATTGAAGCTTCCTTTGCGCAGGCGGCTGACGACCATATTGAGAGATTGGCATTAAGCTTTGGAGTGGATGAGGTGGATACCTTGGGAGGAATGGAGCCATTTATGCGGATCATGAATGAATATCATCGCCGGTTTGCTCCTGCAACACAGTTTCTCCCGGAGCTGGCTTTGGACCGTGCCTGCAATGTAGATGAAGTGTATAACCGGTTAGATGAAATATTGGCTTACCGCTGGTTTCGCTCCATCGATATTTGTTGCGATGAATTTGCTCAGCCAATCACATCTTTTAAGTCCATTTACCAAGCTGCGAATACGGCGGGGCTGGCGCTCAAGGCTCATGTGGGGGAGTTCGGAACCGCAGATGATGTTATGGAAGCTGTTGAGGAGCTCGGGCTTCATGAGGTTCACCATGGAATTGCAGCCGTCCGCTCGCCTCAAATTATGAGCTGGCTTTCTGCTCACCATATTCAACTGAATGTCTGTCCTACTAGTAATATTATGCTTGGCGTAGCGGAGAACTACGCCAGCCATCCTATTCGGAAGCTTTATGATTGTGGAGTACCTGTGACGATTAATACCGATGATTTGCTGATTTTTAATCAAAGCGTTTCTCAAGAATACATGAATCTGTATCAAGCGGGATTAATGACAACAGAAGAGCTGAACGAGATCCGTATGAGAGGACTTGGGGTATCCAAATGGAAGGAATCAGTTAATGATGAGTATGGATAA
- a CDS encoding AbrB/MazE/SpoVT family DNA-binding domain-containing protein — MNGVIKVTKDQTKVIRYSRKIGRMGNSLGVSLPKALAEKLNISQGDEIEFIENERGEVVLRKSRAALLPEQVRPEVLEAFFDVFEEDLGILEDLRDR, encoded by the coding sequence ATGAATGGCGTGATCAAAGTGACAAAGGATCAAACGAAGGTGATCCGTTATTCCCGAAAGATTGGGCGAATGGGGAATAGCTTGGGCGTGAGCTTGCCAAAAGCTCTTGCGGAAAAGTTGAATATCTCGCAGGGAGATGAAATCGAGTTTATTGAAAATGAACGTGGAGAAGTGGTGTTGAGAAAAAGCCGGGCAGCTCTGTTGCCTGAACAGGTTCGGCCTGAGGTCTTGGAGGCTTTCTTCGATGTGTTCGAAGAGGATCTGGGCATTCTTGAAGATCTAAGGGATCGTTAA
- a CDS encoding type II toxin-antitoxin system death-on-curing family toxin, which produces MTIFLSREEVITAHHFMMKRMNDADQAGVKEHGLLESAVHRPQQSIFGEDAYPSIFDKAAALLESLVKNHCFHNGNKRTAYLVTKSFLILNGYHLKMQREFAVEFVVDIAKGVHSLEMISYILTKYTEEK; this is translated from the coding sequence ATGACTATCTTTCTTAGCAGAGAAGAGGTTATTACAGCACACCATTTCATGATGAAAAGAATGAATGACGCAGATCAAGCAGGAGTGAAGGAACACGGCCTGCTGGAATCTGCGGTACATAGACCGCAACAAAGTATTTTTGGCGAGGATGCTTATCCCTCTATATTTGATAAGGCAGCCGCCTTGCTCGAATCGCTGGTCAAAAACCATTGTTTCCATAATGGCAATAAACGTACGGCTTATCTGGTTACGAAATCATTTTTGATTCTGAATGGGTACCATCTAAAAATGCAGCGGGAGTTTGCAGTAGAGTTTGTTGTAGACATTGCCAAAGGTGTGCATTCATTAGAAATGATCTCTTATATATTGACGAAATATACTGAGGAAAAATAA
- a CDS encoding nitrous oxide-stimulated promoter family protein translates to MSRAAKQPLNEGPKIRKEKIIASKMIHIYCKRKHHGQELCEECRNLNEYVMTRLSCCKFGEEKTACAKCPIHCYTPVYRTKIKGVMRFSGPWMLLYHPLESIRHIPMPEKLRKTWSR, encoded by the coding sequence ATGAGCAGAGCAGCAAAGCAGCCGCTGAACGAGGGCCCTAAGATCCGCAAAGAAAAAATAATTGCTTCAAAGATGATTCATATCTATTGCAAAAGAAAACATCATGGGCAGGAGCTCTGTGAGGAATGCCGGAATTTAAATGAGTATGTTATGACAAGACTCTCCTGCTGCAAATTCGGTGAAGAGAAAACCGCGTGTGCCAAGTGTCCGATTCATTGTTATACACCCGTCTACCGCACAAAAATAAAGGGAGTTATGCGTTTCTCAGGACCATGGATGCTGCTGTATCATCCGTTAGAATCCATAAGGCATATCCCCATGCCGGAGAAGTTGAGAAAAACATGGTCACGATAG
- a CDS encoding GNAT family N-acetyltransferase: MQEISTDRLIIRNFREADASGMLEYLANPRVNCFLSERLSTLEEAIASASERSQDDSHLAVTLKETGAIIGDLFCMKEEPDTYSVGWHFNPAYEGAGYASESARTLLRYLFLEQEARRIYAYVEDDNSRSQKLVEKLGMRREGCFLEFISFTTNEDGTPKYENTQQFAILKREWLEQGNR; the protein is encoded by the coding sequence ATGCAAGAGATCAGTACCGACCGATTAATCATTAGAAACTTCCGGGAGGCAGATGCATCAGGGATGCTGGAGTACTTGGCGAACCCCCGGGTGAACTGTTTCCTGAGCGAACGTCTCTCTACGTTAGAAGAAGCCATCGCTTCCGCCAGCGAACGGAGTCAGGACGACTCCCATCTGGCCGTCACTCTGAAGGAGACCGGTGCCATCATTGGCGATCTGTTCTGCATGAAAGAGGAGCCGGATACCTACAGCGTAGGCTGGCACTTCAACCCGGCCTACGAAGGCGCCGGCTATGCCAGCGAAAGCGCCCGTACGCTGCTGCGCTACCTTTTCCTGGAGCAGGAAGCCAGACGCATCTACGCCTATGTCGAGGACGATAACTCCAGATCGCAGAAGCTGGTCGAGAAGCTGGGCATGCGCCGGGAAGGCTGCTTCCTCGAATTCATCTCCTTCACCACGAACGAAGACGGAACGCCGAAGTATGAGAATACCCAGCAATTCGCTATCCTGAAGCGGGAATGGCTGGAGCAGGGGAATAGGTAA
- a CDS encoding HAMP domain-containing sensor histidine kinase — MNHKLRLSRLKLKLILCLIGSFVASAGLFLLLQSTGEDLLEHYRTRSSFIHKQEEQALPALQAYISGQHLSLKDDAKIAEWVRDAKYVNLYLYKDNQFLYSTDGYTIKTENTRFLPDPNIFSKSQYSTVTFADTTAQVYMEYFFEYKYYNLITILGVILSFIFFIVLVLFFINKKTSYIGVLEKEIKILEGGNLDYPITLKGKDELSSLAQSINEMRKSFIERLESEERARVANSELVTAMSHDLRTPLTALVGYLDIIEYKKYQDQEALAKYIHNSREKAYQIKHLSDKLFEYFTVYNTEENDLEFESYDGIQLMDQLIDEHSMLLENHGFQVAWEPSPVPFRVDLHLISFRRVFDNLFSNITKYADTSAPVTIAYRIEDRWLLMDITNVIKTEDHEVHSTGIGLKTCHKIISQHKGEITFTSTGSRYSVHIRLPVDTAQPQP; from the coding sequence TTGAATCATAAGCTACGGTTGAGCAGGCTGAAACTGAAATTAATCCTGTGCCTGATCGGTTCGTTCGTCGCTTCTGCAGGGTTATTCCTGCTGCTGCAGTCCACAGGCGAAGATCTGCTGGAGCATTACCGGACCAGAAGCTCGTTCATTCACAAGCAAGAAGAGCAAGCCCTTCCGGCACTTCAAGCATATATCTCCGGGCAACATCTTTCGCTTAAGGATGACGCGAAGATCGCGGAATGGGTCCGAGACGCCAAGTACGTGAACCTCTATCTCTATAAGGACAACCAATTTCTCTACTCTACGGACGGGTACACCATCAAGACCGAGAATACGAGATTTCTGCCGGACCCTAACATTTTCAGCAAATCCCAGTATTCCACGGTTACCTTTGCGGATACGACTGCTCAGGTCTATATGGAATATTTTTTTGAATACAAGTACTACAACCTCATTACGATTCTCGGTGTGATTCTGTCGTTCATATTCTTCATCGTCCTGGTTCTGTTCTTCATCAACAAGAAGACCTCTTATATTGGCGTGCTGGAGAAGGAGATTAAAATTCTGGAGGGCGGGAATCTGGACTATCCGATTACTCTCAAGGGGAAGGATGAGCTGTCGTCGCTGGCCCAGAGCATCAATGAGATGAGGAAGTCATTCATCGAGCGTCTGGAGAGCGAGGAGCGGGCCAGAGTAGCCAACAGCGAGCTGGTCACCGCTATGTCCCACGATCTGCGGACACCGCTGACCGCATTGGTCGGCTACCTGGACATCATCGAATACAAGAAATATCAGGATCAGGAAGCATTAGCGAAGTACATTCATAACAGCAGGGAAAAAGCCTATCAGATTAAGCATCTGTCCGACAAGCTATTCGAGTACTTCACCGTGTATAACACAGAGGAGAATGACCTGGAGTTCGAGTCTTACGATGGGATTCAGCTGATGGATCAGTTAATCGATGAGCATTCGATGCTGCTGGAGAATCACGGCTTCCAGGTAGCATGGGAGCCATCCCCTGTCCCTTTCCGCGTGGATCTTCACCTGATCTCCTTCAGGCGGGTATTCGATAATCTTTTCTCCAACATCACGAAGTATGCCGATACATCTGCGCCCGTCACTATTGCGTATAGGATTGAAGACCGCTGGCTGTTGATGGATATCACGAATGTTATAAAAACGGAGGACCATGAGGTCCATAGCACCGGGATCGGCCTCAAGACCTGCCACAAAATCATCAGCCAGCATAAGGGCGAAATTACGTTCACAAGCACTGGCAGCAGGTATTCCGTCCACATCCGCTTGCCGGTAGATACCGCGCAACCCCAACCTTAA
- a CDS encoding response regulator transcription factor, translated as MMNPAKTILIADDNHEIREIVRVLLESEQYLVIEAVDGEDAVNKVDDTIDLIILDMMMPRKSGIKACVEIREMTSAPILFLTAKTQDSDKTLAFSAGSDDYLSKPFSYTELVSRVKALLRRYYVYKGKEDTSAPSDVITFNGLSINPAVNEVRMNEKELTLTEIEYKLLALMAGNRNKIFSAQNLYESVWGEPYFYSCNNTVMVHIRNLRMKLEKDPQNPKFIRTVWGKGYRIES; from the coding sequence ATGATGAATCCTGCGAAGACCATACTTATAGCGGATGACAACCACGAGATCCGGGAGATTGTCCGGGTGCTGCTGGAGAGTGAGCAGTACCTTGTCATTGAGGCTGTTGACGGTGAAGATGCCGTGAACAAAGTTGACGATACCATCGACCTGATCATTCTGGACATGATGATGCCCCGGAAGTCGGGAATTAAGGCCTGCGTGGAGATTCGTGAGATGACCAGTGCGCCTATCTTGTTCCTGACAGCTAAGACTCAAGACTCTGACAAAACTCTCGCCTTCTCGGCCGGAAGTGACGATTACCTGTCCAAGCCCTTTTCCTACACCGAATTGGTGTCCCGGGTGAAGGCCTTACTTAGGCGGTATTATGTATACAAAGGCAAGGAGGATACCTCCGCCCCCTCAGATGTGATTACCTTCAACGGACTAAGCATTAATCCTGCTGTTAACGAGGTAAGGATGAATGAGAAGGAGCTGACCCTGACCGAAATTGAGTACAAGCTGCTGGCGCTGATGGCCGGCAACCGCAATAAGATTTTCTCGGCGCAGAATCTGTATGAGAGTGTGTGGGGCGAGCCTTACTTCTACAGCTGTAACAATACGGTGATGGTTCATATCCGCAATCTGCGGATGAAGCTGGAGAAGGACCCGCAGAATCCCAAGTTCATCCGAACCGTCTGGGGAAAGGGGTACCGGATTGAATCATAA
- a CDS encoding VTT domain-containing protein has protein sequence MDWLLQNKRVSKVLLACVGLVIMIVFIKYLPELLRLTMSLDAFRDYILSTGKLGPVMLVLFQILQTVIAPIPGEVVQIAGGYIYGTMLGAVYVTGGMMLGAMIAFYFTRFLGGSFIESLLQRDKFKWMRGMMDNKKFSIFLFIVFIIPGFPKDMFIYAAGLTTMKPLRFFMILLIARFPWLLASVSVGANIYDKNYGPTIVISAISVLAFILGLIYKDKLIDKLSSFKGGKSES, from the coding sequence ATGGATTGGTTATTACAAAATAAACGGGTCAGCAAAGTTCTCCTCGCTTGCGTAGGCCTTGTGATCATGATCGTATTCATCAAATACCTGCCGGAGCTTCTGCGCCTGACGATGTCGCTGGATGCCTTCCGGGACTATATCCTTTCTACAGGAAAGCTAGGGCCGGTTATGCTGGTTCTCTTCCAGATTCTCCAGACGGTGATCGCTCCCATACCGGGAGAGGTCGTTCAAATTGCCGGGGGATACATCTATGGGACGATGCTGGGGGCGGTTTACGTGACTGGTGGGATGATGCTGGGGGCGATGATTGCCTTCTACTTCACCAGATTCCTGGGCGGGTCTTTCATTGAAAGCTTGCTTCAGAGGGATAAGTTCAAGTGGATGCGGGGGATGATGGATAATAAGAAATTCTCAATCTTCCTGTTCATTGTTTTCATTATTCCCGGATTCCCCAAGGATATGTTCATCTATGCTGCGGGATTGACGACGATGAAGCCCCTAAGATTCTTTATGATCCTGCTCATTGCCAGATTCCCGTGGCTGCTGGCCTCCGTGAGCGTTGGGGCAAATATCTACGATAAGAATTATGGACCCACCATCGTCATATCCGCTATCTCAGTCCTAGCTTTTATCTTGGGATTAATCTATAAGGACAAGCTGATTGACAAGTTATCTTCCTTCAAAGGCGGCAAAAGCGAGTCGTAG
- a CDS encoding DUF948 domain-containing protein — translation MVIQLSVALAAVAFVCLVAFVILTLRKGMTTLGETNKTLGEVRNAIHGLTGEATQLIHTANQVTRDVKGKIKTIDPIFESAHNVGEVIQTVTETFKKNATDIGQNLSQEPEKPAVKSKSGQIRVNTKFQ, via the coding sequence ATGGTTATCCAACTTAGTGTTGCTTTGGCTGCGGTTGCTTTTGTCTGTCTGGTTGCATTTGTCATCCTTACGCTGCGCAAGGGAATGACCACGCTCGGGGAGACCAACAAGACGCTGGGCGAGGTGAGAAATGCCATCCATGGATTGACGGGAGAGGCGACTCAGCTCATTCACACGGCGAATCAGGTCACCCGGGATGTGAAGGGGAAGATCAAGACCATCGATCCGATCTTTGAATCGGCGCACAATGTGGGCGAAGTTATTCAGACGGTGACCGAGACCTTTAAGAAGAACGCTACCGACATCGGCCAGAACCTGAGCCAAGAGCCTGAGAAGCCAGCGGTCAAAAGCAAAAGCGGCCAGATCCGCGTTAATACGAAGTTTCAGTGA